The sequence CATCTATGCGGTCGTGGAAGGTTGCTACCCCAACAACCCGAAGACCGCCGGTTACAAAAAGCTCGCGCGTCTGATCTGGCCTATCGATGAAAACGCTCTTGATGAGCAGTTGGGATAGAGCAGGGCAGGGGGCGGCCTCAAGCTGATGCCGTCGCGCCCGAGGTTTCCATTTTGAGATCGAGCAACCCCGCAAGGGCCTGCCGATTGGTGACAAGATCGGCAAGCGTATAGCGATCGAACACGGCGAGATAGGCATCCAGCGCCTCGGTCACGATGCCCTTCAGCCGGCAACCCTGCGTCAGAACACAAGTGCTTTCTCCCACGCCCATGCACTCGACGAGGGCGAGGCTTTCCTCCATACCGCGAACGATGGCCCCCAACTCGATGTCTTCGGGTTCCTTTGCCAGCATGATTCCCCCGGCGCGTCCGCGCAGCGTCGTGACTGCGCCAAGTTGCGCGAGCCTTCGTGCAACCTTCAGGAGATGGTTGTGCGAAAGCCCATAAGCTTCTGCGACATCGCCCACAATGCAGGGCGCATCAGGCCGTAATGCCAGAAAGATCAGCATCCGCAGTGCATAATCTGTATGGAGTGTCATGCGCATCAAGTCATTCCCGCGCCCGGGTGCGTGCTACATCAGGCCCAAGCGCAGCAGGCAGGCGGAAGAACATGGCAAGTTTCAGGCTTTTTGCGATGCGCTCCGCCCGCTCCATGAACACGGTCGCAACCGACGGTGTGGAAAGCTCCTCGACGGTCTCGCGAAACAGCCCCAGCCAAATGTCGAAGTCGGCTTCCACAACCGTTTTCAGCTTGAGGTGAGCCGGCACCGGCCTACCGTGATAGCTGCCATCCTTGAGGATGACCGCGCACCAGAAATCGGTCATCTTCTCCAAATGCGGTTCCCAGTCATCCCTGATTTCGCCGGCAAAGATGGGCCCCAGCCGCGCGTGGCTTCGTACGCGCGTATAGAACGCGCGCACCAGTCGCCCGATAAATTCCCGGTCCACGGCAGGGTCCTTGAGAGCTTCTTCCGGTTGAGATTTTGGTCGGACGATGAAGGTGCCGCTCATGAAACTCTCCCAAACTGGTATTTTATCTACCAGTTTACCATTTCCGCGTTCCCGCACAACGGACGCGATGCCGCAGGCCATGCCTGGAATAAAACTCTCACTGGCGTTATGAGTAGAGTCTTGAGCTGGAAGCAGCGCTTGCGCC comes from Nitratireductor kimnyeongensis and encodes:
- a CDS encoding Rrf2 family transcriptional regulator, with product MRMTLHTDYALRMLIFLALRPDAPCIVGDVAEAYGLSHNHLLKVARRLAQLGAVTTLRGRAGGIMLAKEPEDIELGAIVRGMEESLALVECMGVGESTCVLTQGCRLKGIVTEALDAYLAVFDRYTLADLVTNRQALAGLLDLKMETSGATASA
- a CDS encoding group III truncated hemoglobin; protein product: MSGPVQDNREAQALLPAQDSTHNASESFIPGMACGIASVVRERGNGKLVDKIPVWESFMSGTFIVRPKSQPEEALKDPAVDREFIGRLVRAFYTRVRSHARLGPIFAGEIRDDWEPHLEKMTDFWCAVILKDGSYHGRPVPAHLKLKTVVEADFDIWLGLFRETVEELSTPSVATVFMERAERIAKSLKLAMFFRLPAALGPDVARTRARE